A region of Bacteroidota bacterium DNA encodes the following proteins:
- a CDS encoding T9SS type A sorting domain-containing protein: protein MKKITLLFVLFLLQATYLIAQTNYTLTFTSNGGNPGSLNIDNDNIVTGWTSVLTAPLNANQWSAPVALPFAFDYYGHAVTSFKASANGLLTFNTASTLLPNNNENLPSAAIPDSTIACFWDAFTNLPPTGGDDSIVSRVWGTAPNRQFWIKWVSFEMGSPALTSGATFSCVLEEGTNKIYLVEGFAGATPTLSSTVGLQLNAGKSLQDGNRFRPQSVNSSQTAADNDYYTFTPFLEANMAYVGSTAEQPIVNFVSRNNSNEAIVRVAIQASGELSPINATDFSFSTNGTTNVTDITNTRLFYTGADSTFNTKTQFGSTVNTPTGIFNITGSQALTKGTNYFWLTYSISNVASSGNVIDAELVQMTVGGNVHTPTVSAPSGNRSINIGLSGLVTVGSGSTYTYLSDVFKDINANGLVGNLVLSITSDMDDTAQVVLNYNSGADYKISIVPSADVLRNITSRFTSSYITLDGTENFVIDGKGPVSGTGKYLRFVNRTDSGATFTFINGSRFDTIRNCIIEGACTSPLRGVITLANSTNVSTGIRDLLFDNNDIRDISDSMKIPANLIYSASTSTTLLNSDITISNNNLFNFRRAGILVSNTGNAGNWNILNNSFYYNAPIAPSGGDIVPIILVPGQAGENNLISGNYIGGQAPLCGGAPWLSANAVNWVAMNINAGLGIGTSIQGNTIQNLNITTTAGIDFVGIRLESGRMFVGTLTGNTIGHISNANSIQNAAKLTLCIYSYISSAGDMVIANNTIANITGTGTGTTSGVRGISIQGGASTAIINQNTIYNLNSSTPNTNAQTAAVLGIAINGNDADNNVIRNNTIYNINANNTTIATVSSGMIYDGGGVNSIIENNKISRVNNISTSTTAAIHGLLVLGNMKNGTIRNNMISISNGTNTNGVIIRGITDNASGNVCQYLNNNVFVGGSAASGALNSYAFERRNTANIGIRNNIFYNKRTGGTGFHAAIAAVNASAGNNWNQNSSDYNLLVAANAAQIGVWTASLPQTFASWQTVALGADRRSWSDNTLNIPATLFVDTLSADLRIDSTLASCWYAKGKGIALANVSTDIHGQARPTAIIVNVSDIGADAFTTTTTPPALTQTGNIATNDSTVLSFAGRVLGKIYWLGGTQYPSAINAAYYSTIPSITALGDRFNTYYSISQTGTGNLFDAMVQLAFDSAITGSVTNNANIQMAYGSSPTNWTLLPTSTVNTSNSTYTSSWLTQTTFTNLYTGTSSTNPLPVKLSSFAAQYNKNAKTVQLYWNTASEVNSNYFEIQRSVTGTDFEKAGQVKAAGNSNTNLSYLFNDTKLPVSNKVYYRLKMVDRDGSFAYSKTVEVSLLDNSSETPVLVAYPNPVVTDLTIELAPSVTPIDVKVYNIVGELVSQKSIAATANTQLQSIAIEGNKGMYFVVVNTGTQSQTIKVVKQ, encoded by the coding sequence ATGAAAAAAATTACTTTACTATTCGTATTATTTTTATTACAAGCAACGTATTTAATTGCACAAACAAATTACACCCTTACATTTACTTCCAATGGGGGTAATCCGGGTTCGCTTAATATCGATAACGATAATATTGTTACCGGTTGGACAAGTGTTTTAACAGCACCATTAAATGCCAATCAATGGTCGGCACCGGTGGCTTTACCATTTGCTTTTGATTATTATGGCCATGCCGTAACCTCGTTTAAAGCAAGTGCCAACGGCTTACTTACCTTTAATACAGCAAGTACTTTATTACCCAATAACAATGAAAACCTGCCAAGCGCAGCCATACCCGATTCAACCATAGCTTGCTTTTGGGATGCTTTTACCAACTTACCTCCAACGGGTGGCGATGACTCTATCGTATCACGCGTGTGGGGCACCGCACCCAACAGACAATTCTGGATTAAATGGGTATCGTTTGAAATGGGTTCACCTGCATTAACCAGCGGTGCTACTTTTAGTTGTGTATTAGAAGAAGGTACCAATAAAATTTATTTAGTAGAGGGTTTTGCAGGAGCAACACCAACGCTTTCAAGCACGGTAGGTTTACAACTGAATGCAGGTAAAAGTTTACAGGATGGAAACAGGTTCAGACCACAATCGGTTAATTCATCGCAAACAGCGGCCGATAATGATTACTATACATTTACTCCTTTTTTAGAAGCTAATATGGCTTATGTGGGTTCAACTGCAGAGCAACCCATTGTTAATTTTGTTTCAAGAAACAATAGCAACGAAGCCATAGTACGTGTTGCCATACAAGCCAGTGGCGAATTATCGCCCATTAATGCAACCGACTTTAGTTTTAGTACCAATGGTACAACCAATGTAACGGATATTACCAATACCCGTTTGTTTTACACAGGAGCCGATAGTACGTTTAATACAAAAACGCAATTTGGTTCTACGGTAAATACGCCTACAGGTATATTTAATATTACAGGCTCACAAGCATTAACAAAAGGAACCAATTATTTTTGGTTAACCTATAGCATAAGCAATGTGGCATCAAGCGGAAATGTTATAGATGCAGAGCTGGTACAAATGACAGTGGGCGGTAATGTACACACACCTACCGTTTCTGCACCTAGCGGAAACAGAAGTATTAATATTGGTTTATCAGGATTGGTTACTGTAGGTAGCGGTTCAACGTATACTTATTTAAGCGATGTGTTTAAAGATATAAACGCAAATGGTTTGGTGGGTAATTTAGTGTTAAGCATTACTTCTGACATGGATGATACTGCACAAGTAGTTTTAAATTATAATTCAGGAGCCGATTATAAAATTAGTATTGTGCCGTCAGCTGATGTGTTAAGAAATATTACATCGCGCTTTACCTCATCATACATTACGCTTGACGGAACTGAGAATTTTGTAATAGATGGCAAAGGTCCGGTTAGCGGAACAGGTAAGTATTTACGCTTTGTAAACAGAACAGATTCTGGTGCCACATTTACTTTTATAAACGGAAGCAGGTTTGATACCATACGCAATTGTATTATAGAAGGAGCATGTACTTCACCGCTAAGAGGTGTTATTACATTAGCAAACAGTACCAACGTTTCTACAGGTATTAGAGATTTATTGTTTGACAATAACGATATAAGAGATATAAGCGATTCAATGAAAATTCCTGCTAATTTAATTTATTCAGCAAGCACATCAACCACCTTATTAAATAGCGATATTACTATTTCAAACAACAACCTGTTTAATTTTAGAAGAGCAGGTATTTTAGTAAGCAATACAGGTAACGCAGGCAATTGGAATATACTAAACAATAGTTTTTATTACAATGCACCTATTGCACCAAGTGGAGGCGATATAGTGCCTATTATTTTAGTGCCGGGCCAAGCAGGAGAAAACAACTTAATAAGCGGTAATTATATTGGCGGCCAGGCCCCTTTGTGTGGCGGAGCGCCATGGCTAAGTGCCAATGCAGTAAACTGGGTGGCTATGAATATAAATGCAGGTTTAGGTATAGGTACTTCTATACAAGGTAATACTATTCAGAACTTAAACATAACCACTACCGCTGGTATTGATTTTGTTGGTATTCGCTTAGAGTCAGGCAGAATGTTTGTAGGTACCTTAACGGGTAATACCATTGGGCATATAAGCAATGCCAATAGTATACAGAATGCGGCTAAGTTAACTTTGTGCATATATTCATACATAAGTAGTGCTGGAGATATGGTAATAGCCAATAATACTATTGCCAATATTACTGGAACCGGAACAGGAACCACTTCAGGTGTTAGAGGTATTAGTATACAGGGTGGTGCATCAACGGCTATTATTAACCAAAATACCATTTATAATTTAAACTCATCTACTCCCAACACCAATGCACAAACTGCGGCTGTACTGGGTATAGCTATTAATGGAAACGATGCAGATAATAATGTAATACGTAACAATACCATTTATAATATCAATGCAAACAATACCACAATAGCTACCGTATCGTCAGGTATGATTTACGATGGAGGGGGAGTAAACTCCATTATAGAAAACAACAAAATTTCAAGGGTAAATAATATATCAACAAGTACTACAGCAGCCATACATGGTTTATTGGTTTTAGGTAATATGAAAAACGGAACCATCCGTAACAATATGATTTCAATAAGCAATGGAACCAATACCAACGGAGTAATTATAAGAGGTATAACAGACAATGCTTCGGGTAATGTTTGCCAATATTTAAACAATAACGTTTTTGTTGGAGGTTCAGCAGCTTCAGGTGCCTTAAACTCTTATGCTTTTGAGCGCAGAAATACCGCTAACATAGGTATACGCAATAATATTTTTTACAACAAACGCACAGGCGGAACAGGCTTCCATGCAGCCATTGCAGCCGTTAATGCCTCGGCAGGTAATAACTGGAATCAAAACTCATCAGACTACAATTTATTGGTAGCAGCCAATGCTGCACAGATTGGTGTTTGGACAGCTTCGTTGCCACAAACATTTGCAAGCTGGCAAACAGTGGCATTGGGTGCCGACAGAAGAAGCTGGAGCGATAATACATTGAATATTCCTGCTACATTATTTGTAGATACTTTATCGGCCGATTTGCGTATAGATTCAACACTGGCAAGCTGCTGGTATGCCAAAGGAAAAGGTATAGCCTTGGCCAATGTATCAACCGATATTCACGGACAGGCTCGCCCTACTGCTATTATAGTAAATGTAAGCGATATTGGAGCCGATGCTTTTACTACCACTACTACACCACCGGCATTAACCCAAACAGGTAATATAGCCACCAACGATTCAACCGTACTAAGCTTTGCAGGCAGAGTATTAGGAAAAATATACTGGTTAGGAGGTACACAATATCCAAGTGCTATTAATGCAGCATATTATTCAACTATACCAAGCATTACTGCTTTGGGCGATCGCTTTAATACTTACTACAGCATTAGCCAAACAGGTACAGGTAATTTATTTGATGCCATGGTTCAGTTGGCTTTTGATTCAGCTATAACAGGTTCGGTAACTAATAATGCAAACATTCAAATGGCTTATGGTTCATCGCCTACCAACTGGACATTATTACCTACATCAACCGTAAATACAAGTAACAGTACCTATACTTCATCGTGGTTAACACAAACTACTTTTACCAATTTATATACAGGTACTTCATCAACCAATCCGTTACCGGTTAAGTTAAGCAGCTTTGCAGCACAGTATAATAAAAATGCTAAAACAGTACAGTTATATTGGAACACAGCGAGCGAAGTAAACAGCAACTATTTTGAAATACAACGCTCTGTAACAGGAACCGATTTTGAAAAAGCAGGACAGGTAAAAGCAGCCGGTAACAGCAATACCAATTTATCATATCTGTTTAACGATACTAAACTTCCGGTATCAAACAAAGTGTATTACAGGCTTAAAATGGTAGACCGCGATGGTTCATTTGCTTACTCAAAAACAGTGGAAGTAAGCTTGTTGGATAACAGCAGCGAAACACCTGTATTGGTAGCTTATCCTAACCCGGTTGTTACAGATTTAACTATTGAGTTAGCACCTTCTGTTACACCAATTGATGTAAAAGTATACAATATAGTAGGTGAGCTGGTAAGCCAAAAAAGTATAGCCGCTACTGCCAATACCCAATTGCAATCAATAGCTATTGAAGGCAATAAAGGAATGTACTTTGTGGTAGTAAATACTGGTACTCAATCACAAACCATAAAAGTGGTTAAACAATAA
- a CDS encoding serine hydrolase: MKYLFLVVYATFCFTGIFAQSNRNNNVLSNQPRFVQDSLDSYIEREMKRWQVPGLAIAIVKNGKVVVAKGYGVKEYGRSAKVNEYTLFQIASNSKAFTGTAVALLNQQKRLLLDEKVIRYMPGFKLYDETATQWCTVRDLLCHRIGLQTFQGDFLNWGSNLTRKEIIEHMQLTKPVYPFRYKYGYCNAAFITAGELVKAVTDTSWDDYIRYHFFEPLQMKHTNSFYNDLMTDDNACIPHTLVQGKIVKMPFTNIDNMGASACINSCASDMANWLLFQLDSGRFNGKQIVPFSVLAETRKSNMVVNDVNSKVFTSKHFSTYGLGWSSYDYEGRRVWEHSGGANGFVTKTEFIPEENLGVLVYTNTDANSLYDALVKQVLEAYLNVPYRNLSEKYFIPTNANNQKEWLATDSLKAVVALKNKPNIELAKFTGTYTNAFYGTVEVKLEKGKMTLHFSHHPNNIGKLEYLNDNQFLCTYSDVTCGIQTLSFKIENNEVTGITVKVNDFIDYHSYEFTKVK; encoded by the coding sequence ATGAAGTATCTTTTTTTAGTAGTGTATGCTACCTTTTGTTTTACAGGAATATTTGCACAGTCAAACCGTAACAATAACGTTTTAAGCAATCAGCCTCGTTTTGTTCAGGACTCTTTAGATAGTTATATAGAAAGAGAAATGAAACGCTGGCAGGTGCCGGGTTTAGCCATAGCCATTGTTAAAAATGGAAAAGTAGTGGTGGCTAAAGGTTATGGTGTAAAGGAGTATGGCCGATCGGCCAAAGTAAATGAGTATACCTTATTTCAGATAGCCTCCAACAGCAAAGCCTTTACAGGTACTGCAGTGGCTTTACTCAACCAACAAAAACGTTTGTTGTTAGATGAAAAGGTAATACGTTATATGCCCGGTTTTAAGCTGTACGATGAAACAGCCACCCAATGGTGTACCGTGCGCGATTTACTTTGCCATAGAATAGGTTTGCAAACGTTTCAAGGCGATTTTTTAAACTGGGGGAGTAACTTAACCCGAAAAGAAATTATAGAGCACATGCAGCTTACCAAGCCCGTTTATCCGTTCAGGTATAAATATGGTTACTGCAATGCAGCCTTTATTACAGCAGGCGAGTTAGTGAAAGCCGTTACCGATACTAGTTGGGACGATTATATCCGTTATCATTTTTTTGAGCCATTGCAAATGAAACATACCAATAGCTTTTACAATGATTTAATGACCGATGACAACGCTTGTATTCCACATACACTCGTACAAGGTAAAATAGTAAAAATGCCTTTTACCAATATTGATAATATGGGAGCTTCGGCTTGTATAAATTCATGCGCAAGCGATATGGCCAATTGGTTGTTGTTTCAGTTGGATAGTGGCCGTTTCAATGGCAAACAAATAGTTCCTTTCTCCGTATTGGCCGAAACACGCAAATCAAACATGGTGGTGAACGATGTAAACTCAAAAGTATTTACAAGTAAACATTTCAGTACCTATGGTCTTGGCTGGAGTAGCTACGATTACGAGGGCAGGAGAGTATGGGAGCACAGTGGGGGAGCCAATGGTTTTGTGACCAAAACAGAGTTTATACCCGAAGAAAATTTGGGTGTGTTGGTATATACCAATACCGATGCTAACTCCTTATACGATGCATTGGTTAAGCAAGTATTGGAAGCATATTTAAATGTGCCTTACCGTAACTTAAGCGAAAAATATTTTATACCCACCAATGCCAATAACCAAAAAGAATGGTTAGCAACCGATAGCTTAAAAGCCGTAGTGGCTTTAAAAAATAAACCCAATATAGAGCTGGCTAAATTTACCGGTACTTATACCAATGCCTTTTATGGTACGGTGGAGGTGAAGTTGGAAAAAGGAAAAATGACTTTGCATTTCAGTCACCATCCAAACAATATAGGCAAGTTGGAATACTTAAACGATAATCAGTTTTTATGTACCTATAGCGATGTTACCTGTGGTATACAAACATTGTCATTTAAAATAGAGAATAACGAAGTAACAGGCATCACCGTAAAAGTAAACGATTTTATTGATTACCATTCTTACGAGTTTACCAAGGTGAAGTAA
- a CDS encoding RecQ family ATP-dependent DNA helicase, which translates to MNSIVFIDTEIEPNSRKVLDIGCVKSDGNSFHSNSITDFIEFINGTLFICGHNILNHDLQYIQEAIIDAKINSANIIDTLYLSPLLFPTKPYHALLKDDKLQTEEINNPVNDSIKAKDLFFDEVSVFNQADETLKQIFYLLLKDKKEFNSFFRFIAYTYSDTPIERLIRKKFNTVICEQADLPRITIENPIELAYCLALINCNNRYSITPPWVLKNFPKIERIMFLLRSKPCITGCVYCSQALNIHKGLKNYFGFDVYRTYAGEPLQESAVQAAVDNKSLLAVFPTGGGKSITFQVPALMAGENAKGLTVVISPLQSLMKDQVDNLEKIQITEAVTINGLLDPIERAKSIERIQDGRASILYISPESLRSKTTEKLLLGRKIVRFVIDEAHCFSSWGQDFRVDYLYIGDFIKSLQNKKNLDEQIPVSCFTATAKQKVIEDICAYFKEKLSIKLEIFPSKASRTNLQYRVFEKGGDEEKYNTVRDLIEEKDCPTIIYVSRTKRAKELAERLKDDGFNTRAFHGKMESQEKTENQNAFIAGEVQIMVATSAFGMGVDKKDVGMVIHYEISDSLENYVQEAGRAGRDENITADCYVLFNEEDLSKHFILLNQTKLNLHEIKQIWNAIKFITKFKSSVQKSALEIARVAGWDDNLNEIETRVTTAIAALEEAGYVKRKQNMPRVFANSILSKTAQEAIDKIRNSQKFSEEQKETATRIIKNLFSSKSRKQSKSDEAESRVDYISDSLGLDIKNVISVVNLLRDEKILADAKDLTAFIKKGENKNRSLAITQNYGLIENFLCPLFEEEEKSFHIKELNELAEESGCRDVSPSKIKTLINFWAIKNWIKRHNKDYSKNHIVAISCQPKEELKTRLEKRHILAEFIVGYLYDKSNTILEEGETEKEEVLVEFSVLELQEAFGKKVQLFEVRASIEDIEDSLFYLSRIEAIKIEGGFLVVYNKLTIDRLEQNNRVQYKEQDYQKLSQYYDHKVQQIHIVGEYAKKMIDDYSGALKFVDDYFQLNFPSFLSKYFKDNREFEIKRNITPQKYKQLFDSLSDVQRKIIDDKKSRYIVVAAGPGSGKTKVLVHKLASLLLMEDVKHEQLLMVTFSRAAATEFKKRLIELIGNAANFIDIKTFHSYCFDLLGKVGTIDRADAIIKTTVEKIKNNEVETSRITKTVLVIDEAQDMDEEEFELIKVLMDKNEEMRVIAVGDDDQNIYEWRGADSKHLLSFITEKNATKYELIKNYRSKSNLVSFTNQFLKTIDNRLKEIPIEANQHDNGEIRIIHYKNGNLITPLIDDIISTGLSGTTCILTHKNEEAFQVAGLLTKNGHQAKLIQSNDGFSLYNLAEVRFFLNELRLDENVFTISDDIWGDAKRNLIDKYKSSSKLEVCNNLIKDFEGTNIKKKYKSDFEVFIRESKLEDFISTNGETIFVSTIHKAKGKEFDNVFLLLENFDAREDGKKRQLYVAMTRAKQRLTIHMNGDYLDKLKTAELVKIENNNIFQPPSGLSLHLSHKDLNLGYFEYVQRRINSLASGDLIMVSDEGCKNDRGELILKFSKSFLDRLATIKKNGFELKEAKVNFIVYWTDDDKKIEVKIVLPELHFEKKNV; encoded by the coding sequence ATGAATTCAATTGTTTTTATAGATACAGAGATTGAGCCCAATAGTCGAAAAGTCCTTGATATTGGATGTGTTAAAAGTGACGGTAATTCTTTTCATTCAAACTCTATTACTGATTTCATAGAGTTTATTAACGGTACACTATTCATTTGCGGACATAACATATTAAATCACGACTTACAATATATTCAGGAAGCTATTATTGATGCGAAAATCAATTCGGCTAACATCATTGACACTTTGTATCTCTCTCCTCTTCTGTTCCCTACAAAGCCATATCATGCTTTGCTCAAGGATGATAAGCTACAAACTGAAGAAATTAACAATCCTGTTAATGATTCCATAAAAGCCAAAGACCTTTTCTTTGACGAGGTTTCGGTTTTCAACCAAGCAGACGAAACACTAAAGCAAATTTTTTATTTGCTATTGAAAGACAAAAAAGAATTCAATTCCTTTTTTCGGTTCATTGCATACACATACAGTGACACACCAATAGAAAGACTCATTCGTAAAAAATTCAATACTGTAATCTGTGAGCAAGCAGACCTTCCTAGAATAACCATAGAGAATCCGATAGAATTAGCTTACTGCTTAGCTTTAATAAATTGCAATAACAGATATTCAATAACTCCACCTTGGGTTTTAAAAAACTTCCCCAAGATTGAAAGGATAATGTTCCTTCTTAGAAGTAAACCATGTATAACAGGTTGCGTTTATTGTAGCCAAGCATTAAACATCCACAAAGGACTAAAAAATTACTTCGGCTTTGATGTTTACAGAACTTATGCCGGAGAACCATTGCAAGAAAGTGCGGTGCAGGCAGCAGTTGACAACAAATCTTTATTGGCCGTATTTCCGACTGGTGGTGGCAAGTCAATTACTTTTCAAGTCCCTGCACTGATGGCGGGTGAAAATGCAAAAGGTCTGACTGTTGTTATTTCACCATTGCAATCTCTCATGAAGGACCAAGTAGACAACCTTGAAAAAATTCAAATCACGGAAGCGGTTACAATAAACGGGTTACTTGACCCTATTGAAAGAGCAAAATCTATTGAAAGAATTCAAGATGGCAGGGCATCTATTCTTTACATTTCTCCGGAATCACTTCGCTCAAAGACAACTGAAAAATTACTCTTAGGTAGAAAAATTGTACGTTTTGTAATTGATGAAGCACACTGCTTCTCTTCATGGGGGCAAGATTTCAGAGTTGATTATTTATATATTGGTGATTTCATTAAATCCCTTCAGAATAAAAAAAATCTTGACGAACAAATTCCCGTTTCTTGTTTTACTGCAACGGCAAAACAAAAAGTTATTGAAGATATTTGTGCGTACTTCAAAGAGAAGTTAAGTATTAAATTAGAAATATTTCCATCTAAAGCTTCAAGAACCAATCTGCAATACAGGGTTTTTGAAAAAGGAGGCGATGAAGAGAAGTATAATACAGTTCGCGATTTAATAGAGGAGAAAGATTGCCCCACTATTATTTATGTTTCAAGAACCAAACGAGCCAAGGAACTTGCAGAGAGATTAAAGGATGACGGATTTAATACAAGGGCCTTTCATGGTAAAATGGAAAGTCAGGAAAAAACAGAAAACCAAAATGCTTTCATTGCCGGTGAAGTTCAAATCATGGTTGCCACTTCTGCCTTTGGTATGGGTGTTGACAAGAAAGATGTTGGCATGGTAATTCATTATGAAATTTCCGATTCCCTTGAAAACTATGTTCAGGAGGCAGGAAGAGCTGGGCGCGATGAAAATATTACTGCCGACTGTTATGTTCTATTTAACGAGGAAGACCTCAGTAAACATTTCATTCTGTTGAATCAAACCAAATTGAACTTACATGAGATAAAACAGATTTGGAATGCAATAAAATTCATTACTAAATTCAAGTCAAGTGTTCAAAAATCTGCATTAGAAATTGCCCGGGTAGCTGGTTGGGATGACAATTTGAATGAAATTGAAACTAGGGTTACTACTGCAATTGCTGCATTAGAAGAAGCTGGTTATGTAAAACGAAAGCAAAACATGCCAAGAGTGTTTGCAAACAGTATTTTATCAAAGACAGCACAAGAAGCAATTGATAAAATCAGGAATTCTCAAAAATTTAGTGAGGAACAAAAAGAGACTGCAACAAGAATTATCAAAAATCTATTTTCAAGTAAGAGCAGAAAGCAGTCAAAATCTGACGAAGCAGAATCAAGGGTTGATTATATCTCTGATAGTTTAGGGCTTGATATCAAAAATGTGATTTCAGTTGTCAATCTATTAAGAGATGAAAAAATATTGGCAGATGCAAAGGATTTAACCGCATTCATAAAAAAGGGAGAAAACAAAAACCGTTCTCTGGCAATTACACAAAACTACGGACTAATAGAAAATTTTCTTTGTCCATTGTTTGAAGAGGAAGAAAAATCATTTCACATTAAAGAGCTCAACGAACTAGCAGAAGAAAGTGGATGTAGGGATGTTTCTCCAAGCAAAATAAAAACCCTTATCAACTTCTGGGCAATTAAAAATTGGATTAAACGCCATAATAAAGATTATTCAAAGAATCACATTGTGGCAATTAGCTGCCAACCCAAAGAAGAATTAAAGACAAGATTAGAAAAACGACACATTTTAGCCGAGTTCATTGTTGGCTATCTATATGATAAGAGCAATACAATACTTGAAGAAGGAGAAACGGAAAAAGAAGAAGTATTGGTTGAATTTTCAGTTCTTGAATTACAAGAAGCATTTGGGAAGAAAGTTCAATTGTTTGAAGTAAGGGCATCTATTGAGGACATTGAAGATAGTCTATTTTATCTATCACGAATTGAAGCGATAAAAATTGAAGGCGGATTTCTTGTAGTTTACAACAAACTCACTATTGATAGGCTAGAACAGAACAACAGAGTTCAGTATAAGGAACAGGACTATCAGAAACTAAGCCAGTATTATGACCACAAAGTTCAGCAAATTCACATTGTTGGTGAATATGCAAAGAAAATGATTGACGATTACTCAGGTGCATTAAAATTTGTTGACGACTATTTTCAATTAAACTTCCCTTCCTTTTTAAGCAAATATTTCAAAGACAATAGAGAGTTTGAAATAAAAAGAAATATAACGCCACAGAAATACAAACAACTTTTTGATTCTTTATCTGATGTTCAGCGAAAAATTATTGATGATAAAAAATCAAGATACATTGTTGTAGCAGCAGGACCAGGAAGCGGAAAGACAAAAGTTTTGGTTCACAAATTAGCTTCATTGCTTTTGATGGAAGATGTTAAACATGAGCAGTTACTCATGGTAACTTTTTCAAGAGCAGCAGCAACTGAATTTAAAAAGCGATTGATTGAATTAATTGGAAATGCCGCTAATTTCATTGACATAAAAACATTTCACTCTTATTGCTTTGACTTATTGGGTAAAGTAGGAACAATTGATAGAGCAGATGCAATAATAAAAACAACAGTAGAAAAAATAAAGAACAACGAGGTTGAAACCAGTAGAATAACAAAAACAGTTTTGGTAATTGACGAAGCACAGGATATGGACGAGGAAGAGTTTGAATTAATAAAAGTGCTGATGGACAAGAATGAGGAAATGAGGGTAATTGCAGTTGGAGATGATGACCAAAATATTTACGAATGGCGCGGAGCAGATTCAAAACACCTATTGAGTTTTATTACAGAGAAAAATGCAACTAAATACGAACTCATAAAAAACTACAGAAGCAAAAGCAATTTAGTATCATTCACTAACCAGTTTTTAAAGACGATTGACAATCGCCTTAAAGAAATTCCTATTGAAGCTAATCAGCACGACAATGGCGAAATTAGAATTATCCATTACAAAAACGGAAATCTTATTACACCATTAATTGACGACATAATTTCGACTGGACTTTCAGGAACAACTTGTATTTTGACACATAAGAACGAAGAAGCTTTTCAAGTAGCAGGGCTTCTTACCAAAAACGGGCATCAAGCCAAATTGATTCAAAGCAATGACGGTTTTAGCTTGTATAACCTTGCAGAGGTTCGTTTCTTTTTGAATGAGTTGAGATTAGATGAGAATGTATTTACTATCAGCGATGATATTTGGGGAGATGCAAAAAGAAATTTGATTGACAAGTACAAGTCAAGTTCAAAACTTGAAGTCTGTAACAATTTAATTAAAGATTTTGAAGGAACAAATATAAAGAAGAAATACAAATCTGACTTTGAAGTTTTCATCCGGGAATCAAAACTGGAAGACTTTATCAGTACAAATGGGGAAACAATTTTTGTTTCAACCATTCATAAAGCAAAAGGTAAAGAGTTTGACAATGTGTTTTTGCTTCTTGAAAACTTTGATGCAAGAGAAGATGGAAAAAAGCGACAACTTTATGTTGCAATGACAAGAGCAAAGCAAAGATTGACTATTCATATGAATGGAGATTATCTTGACAAATTAAAAACCGCAGAATTAGTTAAGATTGAAAATAATAACATATTTCAACCTCCAAGTGGATTGTCACTGCACCTTTCTCACAAGGATTTAAATTTAGGGTACTTTGAATATGTTCAGAGGCGAATAAACTCATTGGCAAGTGGAGATTTAATTATGGTTTCCGATGAAGGATGCAAAAACGATAGAGGAGAACTAATTTTAAAGTTCTCAAAAAGCTTTCTTGATAGATTGGCGACAATAAAGAAAAACGGTTTTGAGTTGAAAGAAGCCAAAGTTAATTTCATTGTATATTGGACGGATGATGACAAGAAAATTGAAGTAAAGATTGTTTTACCTGAATTACATTTTGAAAAGAAAAACGTTTAA